A window of Opitutus sp. ER46 contains these coding sequences:
- a CDS encoding non-ribosomal peptide synthetase, which translates to MTVKEDIVPTRPELTPAQRAMLEERLRRAKQATSRAGEPRSGIARRRAGADSPLSYAQRRLWFLDQLEPGSPVYNVCQALRIAGPVDVPALTAALNEIVRRHEVLRTNFTAADGTPVQVVQPQRILTVEVAEAADEAEALRRVREESRRPFDLARDLLVRAVLVRVPTGASILLLTLHHIISDGWSLGILFRELAALYPAACTGATGNLPELPIQFADYVAWERETLQGPMLERLLGFWREQLRGPLPVLELPFDHPRATAAAARGAALTLDIPGPVAKALKALAQREGATLFMTLLAAFQTLLHRWTSQDDIVIGSVVAGRRKVELEKLIGFFVNTLVFRGDLAGDPTFRSFLKATRDRALAVLAHQDLPFETLVNDLRPDRAPSRNPLFQVMFVLQNAPMPAWSLGDVTVEPLEVETGTSKFDLTLSMVEDGERLRAGMEYNADLFEPETIRQLLGTFATLLGSIGADPDQRLSRLALLTPAEREQVVTTWNDTRRSYPRDRSLAEVFAAQVAQTPHAPAVTCGARTLTYQQLDAEANRLARRLWRAGVGRETLVAVMMERSAELIVTLVAILKAGGAYVSLDPSYPAERLAYMLRDTAAPVLVVANEAVCERLPLETGQPGPVVLNLTAERAAIANEGTSPLPLAVTAESLAYVSYTSGSTGRPKGVAVAQRGVVRLVKQADFARMGPDEVWLQFAPIAFDASTLEIWAPLLNGGRLIVYPPGRTSLAELGEFIERERITSLWLTAGLFQQMVEHQAPRLRHVRQLLAGGDVLSPTAVARALEALPETTLINGYGPTENTTFTCCHRVTAAGTRSVPIGRPISNTQVYILDAHLQPVPVGVPGELYAGGDGLARGYLNRPELTAERFVANPFAAGERLYRTGDRARWLPDGTIEFLDRVDRQVKIRGFRVEPAEVEAVLAAHPAVKACAVTVREVAGGEKRLVAYVVPAKGTSVATETLRAHLAARLPDYLVPAAFFTLEALPLNANGKLDAAALAAVAAERSELHPSYVAPRDDLERELAAIWESVLDVRPIGLHDSFFALGGHSLLAVRVVAQVEKTLGHRLPVAAIFQHPTVEEMAQVLRAPATAYRPASSIVEIQAQGTRPPLHLVHGVGGGMFWGYANLARHLGTDQPLLAFKSRGLDGLPEWPTIEEMAASYVADLRAAQPHGPYQLGGYCFGGIVAYEMARQLQEQGETVALLALINGSPPNTGYQKDFNRLSPRWLARFSGNFAYWLSCFLFRWTWRERKEFVRWKLRVVRRRPADAEARPHAEVALGDVDQLVDLAAYSEERRALWRTHVLALMKYHPRPYAGRVTLIRTRGHPMVCSFDHEYGWAELARGGVDVHIVRGGHGNVLAEPFVRNVAAVLRTRAERRAGKRGTS; encoded by the coding sequence ATGACGGTCAAAGAGGACATCGTGCCGACGCGTCCGGAACTGACGCCGGCGCAGCGGGCCATGCTGGAGGAACGTCTCCGGCGGGCAAAGCAGGCGACGAGTCGGGCGGGAGAACCCCGGTCCGGCATCGCGCGGCGCCGGGCGGGCGCGGACAGCCCGCTGTCGTACGCGCAGCGGCGCCTCTGGTTCCTGGACCAGTTGGAGCCGGGCTCGCCGGTGTACAACGTGTGCCAGGCCCTGCGGATCGCCGGGCCCGTCGACGTCCCGGCGCTGACGGCGGCGTTGAACGAGATTGTGCGCCGGCACGAGGTGCTGCGGACGAATTTCACCGCGGCGGACGGCACGCCGGTCCAGGTGGTGCAACCCCAGCGCATCCTCACGGTGGAGGTGGCCGAGGCGGCGGATGAGGCGGAGGCGCTGCGCCGTGTGCGGGAGGAGTCCCGCCGGCCGTTCGACCTCGCGCGGGATCTCCTGGTCCGCGCGGTGCTGGTGCGGGTGCCGACGGGCGCGTCGATCCTGCTCCTGACGCTGCACCATATTATCTCGGACGGCTGGTCGCTCGGCATCCTGTTTCGTGAACTCGCCGCGCTGTACCCCGCGGCCTGCACGGGCGCGACCGGCAATCTGCCCGAGCTGCCGATCCAGTTTGCGGACTACGTGGCGTGGGAACGCGAAACGCTGCAGGGACCGATGCTCGAGCGGCTGCTCGGCTTCTGGCGCGAGCAACTGCGCGGTCCGCTCCCGGTGCTGGAACTGCCGTTCGATCACCCCCGCGCGACCGCGGCGGCCGCGCGCGGCGCGGCGCTGACGCTGGACATCCCGGGCCCGGTGGCAAAGGCGCTGAAGGCGTTGGCGCAACGGGAAGGGGCGACGCTGTTCATGACGCTGCTCGCGGCTTTTCAGACGCTCCTGCACCGCTGGACGAGCCAGGACGACATCGTCATCGGCTCGGTGGTCGCGGGCCGGCGGAAGGTGGAGCTGGAAAAGCTGATCGGGTTCTTCGTGAACACGCTGGTGTTTCGCGGCGACCTCGCGGGCGATCCGACCTTCCGGTCTTTCCTGAAGGCGACGCGCGACCGTGCGTTGGCGGTGCTGGCGCACCAGGACCTGCCCTTCGAGACGCTGGTGAACGACCTGCGGCCCGACCGGGCGCCCAGCCGAAACCCGCTCTTTCAGGTGATGTTCGTCCTGCAGAACGCGCCGATGCCGGCGTGGAGCCTGGGCGATGTGACGGTGGAGCCACTCGAAGTGGAGACCGGGACCTCGAAGTTTGATCTCACGCTCTCGATGGTGGAGGACGGCGAGCGGCTCCGGGCGGGAATGGAGTACAATGCCGACCTCTTCGAGCCGGAGACTATCCGGCAACTGCTGGGGACATTCGCGACGCTGCTCGGGAGCATTGGCGCGGACCCGGACCAACGCCTCTCGCGCCTGGCGCTACTGACGCCCGCGGAACGGGAGCAGGTGGTGACGACCTGGAACGACACGCGGCGGAGCTATCCGCGCGACCGGTCACTGGCGGAGGTGTTCGCGGCGCAGGTGGCGCAGACACCGCATGCGCCGGCGGTGACGTGCGGCGCGCGCACGCTCACGTACCAGCAACTCGACGCGGAGGCCAACCGGCTGGCGCGGCGGTTGTGGCGGGCGGGCGTGGGCCGGGAGACGCTCGTGGCGGTGATGATGGAACGCTCGGCCGAGCTGATCGTGACGCTGGTGGCGATCCTCAAGGCGGGAGGGGCGTATGTTTCGCTCGATCCCAGCTACCCGGCGGAACGGCTGGCCTACATGCTGCGGGACACCGCGGCGCCGGTGCTGGTGGTCGCCAACGAAGCGGTGTGCGAACGACTGCCGCTCGAGACGGGCCAACCGGGACCGGTGGTGCTAAACCTGACGGCGGAGCGGGCGGCGATCGCGAACGAAGGCACGTCGCCCTTGCCGCTGGCGGTGACCGCGGAGTCGCTGGCCTACGTCAGCTACACCTCGGGATCGACCGGCCGGCCGAAAGGCGTGGCCGTGGCGCAACGCGGCGTGGTGCGGCTGGTGAAGCAGGCGGATTTTGCGCGCATGGGGCCGGACGAAGTCTGGCTGCAGTTTGCGCCGATCGCCTTCGACGCCTCGACGCTCGAGATCTGGGCGCCGCTGCTGAACGGCGGCCGCCTCATCGTCTACCCGCCGGGGCGGACCTCGCTGGCGGAGCTGGGCGAGTTTATTGAACGCGAGCGCATCACCTCGCTCTGGCTGACGGCCGGCCTGTTTCAACAGATGGTGGAGCACCAGGCGCCGCGGCTGCGGCACGTGAGGCAGCTCCTCGCGGGGGGCGACGTGCTTTCGCCGACGGCGGTGGCGCGGGCGCTCGAGGCGTTGCCGGAGACGACGCTGATCAACGGTTACGGTCCGACGGAGAACACGACATTCACCTGCTGTCACCGGGTGACGGCGGCGGGGACGCGTTCGGTGCCGATCGGGCGTCCGATCAGCAACACGCAGGTGTACATCTTGGATGCGCACCTGCAGCCGGTGCCCGTGGGCGTGCCCGGGGAGCTGTACGCGGGGGGCGACGGCCTGGCCCGCGGGTACCTGAACCGACCGGAGCTGACGGCGGAGCGGTTCGTGGCGAACCCGTTCGCGGCGGGCGAACGCCTGTACCGCACGGGGGACCGCGCGCGCTGGTTGCCGGACGGCACGATCGAGTTTCTCGACCGCGTGGATCGCCAGGTGAAGATCCGCGGTTTCCGCGTGGAGCCCGCGGAAGTCGAGGCGGTGCTGGCCGCGCATCCCGCGGTGAAGGCCTGTGCGGTGACGGTGCGCGAAGTGGCCGGAGGCGAGAAGCGCCTCGTGGCCTACGTGGTGCCGGCAAAGGGGACCTCGGTGGCGACCGAGACCCTGCGTGCGCATCTGGCGGCGCGGTTGCCGGACTATCTGGTGCCCGCGGCGTTCTTCACCCTGGAGGCGCTGCCGCTGAACGCCAACGGCAAGCTGGATGCGGCGGCGCTGGCGGCGGTGGCGGCGGAGCGTTCAGAGCTGCATCCCAGTTACGTGGCGCCGCGGGACGACCTGGAGCGCGAGCTCGCGGCGATCTGGGAGAGTGTCCTGGACGTGCGGCCGATCGGGCTGCACGACTCGTTCTTCGCGCTGGGCGGGCACTCGCTGCTGGCGGTGCGCGTCGTGGCGCAGGTGGAGAAGACGCTCGGGCACCGGCTGCCGGTGGCGGCGATCTTTCAGCATCCCACGGTGGAGGAGATGGCGCAGGTGCTGCGCGCGCCGGCGACGGCGTATCGCCCGGCGAGCTCGATCGTCGAGATCCAGGCGCAGGGCACGCGGCCGCCGCTCCACCTCGTGCACGGGGTGGGTGGCGGCATGTTCTGGGGCTACGCCAACCTGGCGCGGCACCTGGGGACGGACCAACCGCTGCTGGCGTTCAAGTCACGCGGGCTCGACGGCCTGCCGGAGTGGCCGACGATCGAGGAGATGGCCGCGAGTTACGTGGCGGACCTGAGGGCGGCGCAGCCGCACGGTCCGTATCAGCTCGGAGGTTACTGCTTTGGCGGCATCGTGGCCTACGAGATGGCGCGGCAGCTGCAGGAGCAGGGGGAGACGGTGGCGTTGCTCGCGCTGATCAATGGCTCGCCGCCGAATACCGGCTACCAGAAGGATTTCAACCGGCTGTCGCCGCGCTGGCTGGCCCGCTTCAGCGGCAACTTCGCCTACTGGCTGAGCTGTTTCCTCTTCCGCTGGACCTGGCGGGAACGGAAGGAGTTCGTCCGGTGGAAACTGCGGGTCGTGCGCCGGCGGCCGGCGGACGCGGAGGCGCGGCCGCACGCGGAGGTGGCGCTGGGCGACGTGGACCAACTGGTCGACCTGGCCGCGTATTCGGAGGAGCGCCGCGCGCTCTGGCGCACGCACGTCCTCGCGCTGATGAAGTATCACCCGCGGCCCTACGCGGGGCGCGTGACGCTGATCCGCACGCGGGGGCACCCGATGGTGTGCTCGTTCGATCACGAGTATGGCTGGGCGGAGCTGGCGCGGGGCGGCGTGGACGTGCACATCGTGCGCGGCGGCCACGGCAACGTGCTGGCGGAGCCGTTTGTGCGGAACGTGGCGGCGGTGCTGCGGACCCGCGCCGAGCGGCGGGCCGGGAAAAGGGGGACCTCGTGA
- a CDS encoding 4'-phosphopantetheinyl transferase superfamily protein — protein sequence MKRTPMMPAAEASTVDVTRKPPRPGLEPGVVDLWWVALDAEPDDQARALAERLSADERERAERFFFARDRRRFVVARGVLRVLLGRYLGAAAETVAFRYGTNGKPALAAPAAHLHFNLAHSEGQALYAFSGDSEVGVDLERIRELPDWESIASTCFGPQETARVQAAPAAERRLEFFQAWARQEAVLKASGVGLAGAGRGAPAAAGAWRVFSLALDPTYAAAVAVGAGPRWLRVCRWGERQEPGRARRMALAEMAHVGPGLL from the coding sequence GTGAAGCGGACCCCGATGATGCCGGCGGCGGAAGCGTCGACGGTGGATGTCACCCGCAAGCCGCCGCGGCCGGGCCTCGAGCCCGGCGTGGTCGACCTGTGGTGGGTGGCGCTGGACGCGGAGCCGGACGACCAGGCGCGGGCGTTGGCGGAGCGGCTGTCGGCGGACGAACGGGAGCGGGCCGAGCGTTTCTTCTTTGCGCGGGACCGGCGGCGCTTCGTGGTCGCGCGGGGGGTGCTGCGCGTGCTGCTGGGCCGCTATCTCGGCGCGGCCGCGGAGACGGTGGCGTTCCGGTATGGCACGAACGGCAAGCCGGCGCTGGCGGCGCCCGCGGCGCACCTGCATTTCAACCTGGCGCACTCGGAAGGGCAGGCGCTGTACGCGTTTTCTGGTGACAGCGAAGTCGGGGTGGACCTGGAGCGGATCCGGGAGCTGCCCGACTGGGAGTCGATCGCCTCGACCTGCTTCGGGCCACAGGAGACGGCGCGCGTGCAGGCGGCGCCGGCGGCGGAGCGCCGGCTCGAGTTTTTCCAGGCCTGGGCGCGGCAGGAGGCCGTGCTGAAGGCGAGCGGAGTCGGCCTCGCGGGGGCCGGGCGCGGCGCGCCGGCGGCGGCCGGGGCGTGGCGGGTGTTCTCGCTGGCGCTGGACCCGACGTACGCGGCCGCGGTCGCGGTCGGGGCGGGCCCGCGGTGGCTGCGCGTTTGCCGCTGGGGCGAACGGCAGGAACCGGGCCGGGCCCGGCGGATGGCTTTGGCAGAAATGGCACACGTCGGACCAGGACTTCTATGA
- a CDS encoding cyclic peptide export ABC transporter, producing MNLIRFFIRGSRVMMLSTFGAALLSGAANAGLIAVVNTALTQAGAPTRLMVICFVALAVGRLVTNFVAQVTLAHFSQRNSAELRRDLVGKILSVPLRQLEDIGAPRLMVALTEDVLTLTEAMLAIPTFAVNVAILVGGAIYLGYLSLSVLAAMAVFIVFGAIAYRFLIRSGFGHLYQARDEQDRLFRHFRALTEGIKELKLHRERRGVFLAKSIHGCTETYKRHAVAAEMRFIFAHNWSHLLFFTLVGLILFLLPKLRDVSPQALTGYIVATLYLMGPLSGVLGSLSLFGRASASLRKIEQLGVVLTQRTGDNCPISLPPAAPKFERLELVDVTHSYHREREDDHFSLGPINLEFRPGEIVYLVGGNGSGKSTLAKVITGLYPPEEGTIRVNGRMVTEQNRDDYRQYFSAVFADFYLFDNLLGHAGRDLDTQAREYLSQLHLDHKVKVVDGVLSTTQLSQGQRKRLALLNAYLEDRPFYLFDEWASDQDPLFKELFYTQLLPELRVRRKTVLAITHDDKYFHLADRIIKLDYGQIVHDGGPERRGTRQPFVELDLRT from the coding sequence ATGAATCTGATACGCTTCTTCATTCGCGGCTCCCGCGTCATGATGCTCAGCACCTTCGGGGCGGCATTGCTCAGCGGCGCGGCCAACGCGGGACTCATCGCGGTGGTGAACACCGCGCTGACCCAGGCCGGGGCGCCGACGCGGCTCATGGTCATCTGCTTTGTCGCGCTGGCCGTGGGCCGGCTGGTGACGAACTTCGTGGCGCAGGTGACCCTCGCGCACTTCTCGCAGCGCAACAGCGCCGAGCTGCGCCGGGACCTGGTGGGCAAGATCCTGTCGGTGCCGCTGCGGCAACTGGAGGACATTGGCGCGCCGCGGTTGATGGTGGCGCTGACGGAGGACGTGCTGACGCTGACGGAGGCGATGCTGGCAATCCCGACCTTCGCGGTGAACGTGGCCATCCTGGTCGGAGGGGCGATCTACCTCGGGTATCTGTCCCTGAGCGTTCTGGCGGCGATGGCGGTGTTCATTGTCTTCGGGGCGATCGCGTACCGGTTCCTGATTCGCAGCGGCTTCGGGCACCTGTATCAGGCGCGCGATGAGCAGGACCGGCTGTTCCGCCATTTCCGCGCGCTCACCGAAGGCATCAAGGAGCTGAAGCTGCACCGCGAGCGGCGGGGCGTGTTCCTGGCGAAGAGCATCCACGGCTGCACGGAGACCTACAAGCGGCATGCGGTCGCGGCGGAGATGCGGTTCATCTTCGCGCACAACTGGAGCCATCTCCTGTTCTTCACGCTGGTCGGCCTGATCCTGTTCCTGCTGCCGAAGCTGCGCGACGTGAGCCCGCAGGCGCTCACCGGCTACATCGTGGCGACGCTGTACCTGATGGGACCGCTCTCGGGCGTGCTCGGCAGCCTCTCGCTGTTTGGCCGTGCGAGCGCCTCGCTGCGGAAGATCGAGCAGCTGGGCGTCGTGCTGACGCAGCGGACGGGGGACAACTGCCCGATCTCGCTGCCGCCGGCCGCGCCGAAGTTCGAGCGCCTGGAGCTGGTGGATGTGACGCATTCCTACCACCGCGAACGGGAGGACGACCATTTCTCCCTCGGGCCGATCAACCTCGAGTTCCGGCCGGGCGAGATCGTTTACCTCGTGGGCGGCAACGGCAGCGGCAAGTCGACGCTGGCAAAGGTGATCACCGGGTTGTACCCGCCGGAGGAGGGGACGATCCGGGTCAATGGCCGGATGGTGACGGAGCAAAACCGCGATGACTACCGGCAGTACTTCTCGGCGGTGTTCGCGGACTTCTACCTGTTCGACAACCTGCTGGGCCACGCCGGCCGGGACCTCGATACGCAGGCCCGCGAGTACCTGAGCCAGCTGCACCTGGACCACAAGGTGAAGGTCGTGGACGGCGTGCTTTCCACGACCCAGCTTTCGCAAGGGCAGCGCAAGCGGCTCGCGTTGCTCAACGCCTACCTGGAAGACCGGCCATTCTATCTGTTCGACGAATGGGCCTCGGACCAGGACCCGCTATTCAAGGAGCTCTTTTACACGCAGCTCCTGCCCGAACTCCGGGTGCGGAGGAAGACCGTCCTGGCCATCACCCACGACGACAAGTACTTCCACCTGGCGGACCGCATCATCAAGTTGGACTACGGCCAGATCGTGCATGACGGCGGGCCGGAACGACGCGGCACGCGGCAGCCGTTTGTGGAACTGGACCTGCGGACCTGA
- the nifJ gene encoding pyruvate:ferredoxin (flavodoxin) oxidoreductase — translation MPNRPSSNDYFTCDANDAVASVAFRLNELIAIYPITPSSPMAETCDEWAAQGKKNLWGEVPRIVEMQSEAGVAGAVHGGLQTGALTTTFTASQGLLLMIPNLYKIAGELLPFTCHVSARALAAQGLSIFGDHQDVMACRATGCALLCSNSPQEAHDLALVAHAASLRSRVPFIHFFDGFRTSHEVQKIARLSDDQLRAVIDQDDITAFQARAMTPDKPTLRGTAQNPDVYFQGREAVNPFYEKLPGIVQDIMDKFKAATGRSYHLFDYHGHPEAERVVIAMGSSIDTISETVDWLTAKGEKVGVLSVRLFLPFHVKSFLAALPKTTKAIAVLDRTKEPGCMGEPLYLNVVGALAEGRNPLAVSPRVVGGRYGLGSKEFTPGMVRAVFQHLNQWEPLNHFTIGITDDVSGTSLPFDADFDLEASDVRRCVFVGLGADGTVGANKNSIKIIGEQTDNFAQGYFVYDSKKSGSMTVSHLRFGPRPIKAPYLIHRGDFVACSQFSFVGRADVLGFAAQGATVLLNSPHSPEETWKQLPRDWQNTIITKKLRLFVIDATKVAHDTGMGRRTNTVLQTCFFALSGVLPKDEAITQIKKSIAKTYGKKGEQIVKMNYAAVDASLAGLAEVKIPATVDVDAVASVPPSYSNAPKFVQEITARLLANEGDLMPVSAIPLDGIWPTGTARFEKRNIALEIPKWDSSICIQCNKCVMVCPHAAIRAKIYTPEAAAGAPATFAATKFKSSDMPGMQYTLQVAPEDCTGCSICVQVCPAKDKTNPKHKAIDMVAQPPLLETERANWDFFTKLPDPDRTKLDIATVKGTQFLTPLFEFSGACAGCGETPYIKLLTQLFGDRITIGNATGCSSIYGGNLPTTPYCQDSNGRGPTWCNSLFEDNAEFGLGLLLGVEQRAKTARELLQKLAARVGPDLVNQILHADQSTEAGIAAQRTRVVAVKEALRGATGYEAARLLVVADDLVRKTVWILGGDGWAYDIGYGGLDHVLASGANVKVLVMDTEVYSNTGGQSSKSTPMGAVAKFAAGGKSIAKKDLALIAMQYGHVYVARIAFGAKDAQTVNAFREAESYDGPALIIAYSHCIAHGYQLERGLEQQKLAVDSGYWPLFRYDPRLAAKGENPLRLDSAAPKVELAKFMANETRFGILRNIAPARAEELANQAQAQVKQHFALYQHLASAGKPAGNGQPAPVLPPSIAPGTAAIPAAAPKPAPTNRLASN, via the coding sequence ATGCCTAATCGCCCGTCGTCCAACGACTATTTTACCTGCGATGCCAACGATGCCGTGGCATCCGTGGCCTTCCGGCTCAACGAGCTGATCGCCATCTACCCGATTACGCCGTCGTCGCCGATGGCGGAGACCTGCGACGAGTGGGCCGCCCAGGGTAAGAAGAATCTTTGGGGCGAAGTGCCCCGGATCGTCGAAATGCAGTCCGAGGCCGGTGTCGCCGGCGCGGTGCATGGCGGTCTGCAGACCGGCGCGCTGACGACGACCTTCACGGCGTCCCAGGGCCTGCTGCTCATGATCCCGAATCTGTACAAGATCGCGGGCGAGCTACTGCCGTTCACCTGCCACGTCAGCGCCCGCGCGCTGGCCGCGCAGGGTCTGTCGATCTTCGGCGATCACCAGGATGTGATGGCCTGCCGCGCCACGGGTTGCGCGCTGCTCTGCAGCAACTCGCCGCAGGAGGCGCACGACCTCGCGCTGGTCGCCCACGCGGCGAGCCTGCGTTCGCGCGTGCCGTTCATCCACTTCTTCGACGGTTTCCGCACCTCGCACGAAGTGCAGAAGATCGCCCGCCTGTCGGATGACCAGCTGCGTGCGGTCATCGATCAGGACGACATCACGGCCTTCCAGGCCCGGGCGATGACGCCGGACAAGCCGACCCTCCGCGGCACGGCGCAGAATCCCGACGTGTATTTCCAGGGTCGCGAGGCGGTGAATCCGTTCTACGAGAAGCTGCCCGGGATCGTGCAGGACATCATGGACAAGTTCAAGGCGGCCACCGGCCGGTCCTACCACTTGTTCGACTATCACGGTCACCCCGAAGCCGAGCGCGTCGTGATCGCGATGGGCAGCAGCATCGACACGATCAGCGAGACGGTCGACTGGCTGACCGCGAAGGGTGAGAAGGTGGGCGTCCTTAGCGTGCGCCTGTTCCTCCCGTTCCACGTGAAGTCCTTCCTCGCGGCGCTGCCGAAGACGACGAAGGCGATCGCGGTGCTCGACCGCACGAAGGAGCCCGGCTGCATGGGCGAGCCGCTGTACCTCAATGTCGTCGGCGCGCTGGCCGAAGGCCGCAACCCGCTCGCGGTTTCGCCGCGCGTCGTGGGTGGCCGCTACGGCCTGGGCTCGAAGGAATTCACCCCGGGCATGGTCCGCGCGGTCTTCCAGCACCTGAACCAGTGGGAACCGCTCAACCACTTCACCATCGGCATCACCGATGACGTGTCCGGCACCTCGCTGCCGTTTGACGCGGACTTCGATCTCGAGGCCTCCGACGTGCGCCGCTGCGTGTTCGTCGGCCTGGGCGCGGACGGCACCGTCGGCGCGAACAAGAATTCGATCAAGATCATCGGCGAGCAGACCGACAACTTTGCGCAGGGCTACTTCGTGTACGACTCGAAGAAGTCCGGCTCGATGACGGTCTCGCACCTGCGCTTCGGCCCGCGGCCGATCAAGGCGCCGTACCTCATTCATCGCGGCGACTTCGTCGCGTGCAGCCAGTTCAGCTTCGTCGGCCGCGCTGACGTGCTCGGGTTCGCCGCGCAGGGCGCGACCGTGCTGCTGAATTCGCCGCACTCGCCCGAAGAGACCTGGAAGCAGCTCCCGCGCGACTGGCAGAATACGATCATCACGAAGAAGCTCCGGCTGTTCGTCATCGACGCGACCAAGGTCGCGCATGACACCGGCATGGGCCGCCGCACCAACACCGTGCTGCAGACCTGCTTCTTCGCCCTGTCCGGGGTCCTCCCGAAGGACGAGGCGATCACGCAGATCAAGAAGTCGATCGCCAAGACCTACGGCAAGAAGGGCGAGCAGATCGTGAAGATGAACTACGCCGCGGTCGATGCGTCGCTCGCCGGCCTGGCCGAGGTGAAGATCCCCGCCACGGTCGACGTCGATGCCGTCGCAAGCGTGCCGCCGTCCTACTCCAACGCGCCGAAGTTTGTGCAGGAGATCACCGCGCGCCTGCTGGCCAACGAGGGCGACCTCATGCCGGTGAGCGCGATCCCGCTCGACGGTATCTGGCCCACGGGCACGGCCCGGTTCGAGAAGCGCAACATCGCGCTCGAGATCCCGAAGTGGGACTCCTCGATCTGCATCCAGTGCAACAAGTGCGTGATGGTCTGCCCGCACGCGGCCATTCGCGCCAAGATCTACACGCCCGAGGCGGCGGCCGGCGCGCCGGCGACCTTCGCGGCGACGAAGTTCAAGTCGTCCGACATGCCTGGCATGCAGTACACGCTGCAGGTCGCGCCCGAGGATTGCACCGGCTGCTCGATCTGCGTCCAGGTCTGCCCGGCCAAGGACAAGACGAACCCGAAGCACAAGGCCATCGACATGGTGGCCCAGCCCCCGCTGCTCGAGACCGAGCGCGCGAACTGGGACTTCTTTACCAAGCTGCCCGATCCGGACCGCACGAAGCTCGATATCGCGACGGTCAAGGGCACGCAGTTCCTGACGCCGCTGTTCGAATTCTCCGGCGCCTGCGCCGGCTGCGGTGAGACGCCCTACATCAAGCTGCTCACGCAGCTCTTCGGTGACCGCATCACCATCGGCAATGCGACGGGCTGCTCGTCCATCTACGGCGGCAACCTGCCGACGACGCCTTATTGCCAGGACAGCAACGGCCGCGGCCCGACCTGGTGCAACTCGCTCTTCGAGGACAACGCCGAGTTTGGTCTCGGTCTGCTCCTCGGCGTCGAACAGCGCGCCAAGACCGCCCGCGAACTGCTGCAGAAGCTGGCGGCCCGCGTGGGTCCGGACCTGGTCAACCAGATCCTCCATGCCGACCAGTCGACGGAGGCCGGCATCGCCGCCCAGCGCACGCGCGTGGTGGCGGTGAAGGAAGCGCTCCGCGGCGCGACCGGCTATGAGGCGGCCCGGCTGCTGGTGGTGGCCGACGACCTGGTGCGCAAGACGGTGTGGATCCTCGGTGGCGACGGCTGGGCGTACGACATCGGCTACGGCGGCCTGGACCACGTCCTCGCCTCCGGCGCCAACGTCAAGGTCCTCGTCATGGACACGGAGGTTTACTCCAACACCGGTGGCCAGTCTTCGAAGTCGACGCCGATGGGCGCGGTCGCGAAGTTCGCCGCCGGCGGCAAGTCGATCGCGAAGAAGGATCTCGCGCTGATCGCCATGCAGTACGGCCACGTCTATGTCGCCCGCATCGCCTTCGGCGCGAAGGACGCGCAGACGGTGAATGCCTTCCGCGAGGCGGAGTCCTACGACGGTCCGGCCCTGATCATCGCGTACTCGCACTGTATCGCGCACGGCTACCAGCTGGAACGCGGCCTCGAGCAGCAGAAGCTCGCGGTTGATTCCGGTTACTGGCCGCTGTTCCGCTACGACCCGCGTCTGGCGGCGAAGGGTGAGAACCCGCTGCGGCTCGACTCGGCGGCGCCGAAGGTTGAGCTCGCCAAGTTCATGGCGAACGAGACCCGGTTCGGCATCCTGCGCAACATCGCGCCGGCCCGCGCCGAGGAGCTTGCCAACCAGGCCCAGGCCCAGGTCAAGCAGCACTTCGCGCTGTACCAGCACCTGGCTTCGGCCGGCAAGCCCGCCGGCAACGGCCAGCCCGCTCCGGTGCTGCCGCCGTCGATCGCCCCGGGCACCGCGGCCATTCCGGCTGCCGCGCCCAAGCCCGCTCCGACCAACCGGCTCGCCAGCAACTAA